A single genomic interval of Coleofasciculus sp. FACHB-1120 harbors:
- a CDS encoding sulfiredoxin, whose amino-acid sequence MVRVQEIPLRKIHRPLPRQTDQAKVEALMESIQQIGQQEPIDVLEVDGEYYGFSGCHRFEACQRLGQETISCRIRRAPRSVLKMHLA is encoded by the coding sequence ATGGTAAGGGTGCAAGAGATACCCCTGCGAAAGATTCATCGACCTCTGCCGAGACAAACGGATCAAGCCAAAGTAGAGGCTTTAATGGAATCCATTCAACAAATCGGTCAGCAAGAACCTATCGACGTGCTGGAAGTAGATGGAGAATACTATGGTTTCTCCGGCTGTCATCGATTTGAAGCTTGTCAGCGCCTAGGTCAGGAAACGATTTCCTGCCGGATTCGCCGCGCACCGCGCTCTGTTCTCAAAATGCATTTAGCTTGA